Part of the Zea mays cultivar B73 chromosome 4, Zm-B73-REFERENCE-NAM-5.0, whole genome shotgun sequence genome is shown below.
tgttcatcctatgagaccagggtactttccacccatTTATTCATCGTTGGTATATTGTCCTACTCAAATGTGGAATGGCACgacgatgaatccatggtacatttatagtccctttgtctatccaggctggggggcacctccattctattcattttgatccattgatcaaatggtcatggccgagaaagatacaatccaaaACGACATTTATACATTGttgctttattgaatgatctccaTATTGAAAAGtcggtgacttacatcaggtttagttcatacgcttttggttcgtcaaccttcaccaaaaggcaggggcatatgTTAGACACCAAAATAGCCTAGCGAACGGTCCGACCCTGAGGCCAGACGGTCCATGGTCCGGACAGTcctcggtggtggcgcggacggtccgcgcgtgcgcagagtcagatagggttcctagtttctcgtgggatttgttacctaaaaccgtgggATTAACTCGAGAaacagtttgaagcggatccagacctccccctttatagatgaagggctacggccgattgaacccccccaacaatcgataaaatcaagtctatttctcatttttaccttatgcattaggagtagttctagtttagccctagtttagtattccaatcccccaAATTCTCCTCTTCTctttgactctacgtcgattagaggagtctaggtcggcctaccgagcctagacaacccctagaatctctcctccccgacggggtccctcccaagagcgagatccaggcgccgccggtgaccttcgccgccccctgcacacgcgcggaccgtccggccctagggcgcggaccgtccggccgtcaggcagggaacgccAGCCCCTAtactaggtcgcggaccgtccggcccttggccgtggaccatccgcgcctctgcagagggcaccgccgccggttctcgtTATAGTGTTTGGCGCCTGAAAAGGTGCCAACAGTACCAAAGATAAAAAGAGCATAAGTCTGGTAGCTATTCAAGTCGCCTAAACGTACTACTTTATATTATATGTAGTGAATATATAAATCCAAGCATAGACATAGATTAAATATTTAGATTATGATTAAGGTAGCGAGCAGAACTAAGAACCTAAAGACGACTATGAACTCAGGTGACATGATCTGATTGGAGGTGGAAGCTTGTTTCTAGATTGGTCTACAATTTCCTTTTTAAAACACATGGAAGGAGAAAGTTACATCTTTGTTTGGATGATGGGTGTGCTCAGTAGTGGACCAACTACTTCTAACTTGTCATAGTTCTTGTGTCGTATGCGGTGCACACTTTCGGTGTGTCATAGCGTCAGGTACGAGAGTGCACACTGTCAAGTACGATGTAATTGATACTCATGTTGTTGCATGCATTATATAGTAACTATGCTTATGCTTGTGACCTCAAACATGATTACAATGACATCTCAAATTGCATCTTAGTGGGTGGTTGTTGTGAGTCACGTGCCATAGGAAGTGTTTAACTCCCAAAGCTTGCCCCAAACCATATTTGTATCCACCATAAACCCTCTGATGTCTGAACACCACTAGGAGTAGCATTTAATTTGACTACGAGTAGCTTGCCCCAAACCCGCTGCCTACAAAGGCATATAGCGGTGGATAGTCATGATAAAAGTTCGAGGTGCTTGTCGCTGGGAAAGGCCGATGTCCTCTAGGATGGTGTGGAAGAATCTAGGTGAAGGAGGCAGAGACGAAGGAAGAGATGAGAAGTTAGGGATTAATATATGATAGAAAcaacaaggaggaagaggaatcACTCATGGTGGTTGTATGGTTGAATGCGCATACCAGTTGTAAGACTTATCTTATCTAGTTGTTACTAGATATGAAGGAGAAAAACAAATCTACCCGCATGACGCGTGATGCATGAAACTCGTGCTTAAAAGAATACAGATAGAGATATACAAACAACCAGACGTCGGTAAGTAGAAGATTGCCTTCCGATTCATCCCCTCAATCGCACAACCTTAACAAACAAAAGTGTGTACATTATTGACATTTAAAAAGAAAATGGGCACTTCTGTTAGGAAAGCCACCTGTCACACTTCCATTGGTTTGAAAACACTGTTTGGTTTTGGGTGACTAAACTCTAGTCACTAAAGAACCAAACAAGGTGACTAAAACACtctaactaaagtttagtcctctaGTCATGAAGAAGATGATTCAAAGTAACTAAAGTGGTATTTTTAGTGCATCTGCCCCTCTCTTCTTCCATGCGTCCTATTAAATAAGGATAATACAACAGTTATGCATAGTAATTAATTCAATACACTTTAGTCAGGTTTAGTCATTAAAATTAAACAAAGTATTTTAACTAAATTAGTCAGGTAACTAAAAAAATTAAAGAGGGCCTACATCGTTTACCAGGTGCCGTAAAACAGAAGTAGGGGGTCAAATCCAATGCATTTTTTTTCCTGGAAGGCTACCCTATCTAACCCATGATTTGCCTCGGACATTGAGCGGTTTGTTTCAGAATTGATAAGTGTTTGTTTGAGTCTTCCAAAAGTACCCATGTATATTGTCCGTCGATCCATAAGATGAGCGGTTCAGAGGCTTTGCTTTGCTGCTCAAGTGCTGCAGTATACGGTCCTCATTGGTGTCGCGTTCCTCTTCTCTTCTCCCCAATCTGATTCACTACCCCctccgtcgtcgccgccgccgccgcaacaGCAGCCATGTCCCCGTCGCTCCTCCTGCTTCACTCCTCTGCGACTCCTTGTAGGGGGCTTCTGCCTCCGCCATCCAGCTGCTTCGCCACTTTCTCGCGCGCCTCCTCCCCCCTGCGGCCGCGACACCGCATCCGCCTCGTGTGCGCCGCCGAGCAGCCCAACGGTGCCGCCTCTCCTGGCTCTGGCTCTGGAGGCGACGCCACGGCAAACCCAACCAACAACGGACTGGTTCGTATGGCTTTTTTACTCTGTCGATACAGCGCTAGTATCTATATTTTAATTTAAACAGTACAGTGCTTCAGTTATGATGAGATCGGGGGCTCACCAATATGTTTAGATGACGTACACCAATGTCTACACATTGCCACTAGATGAGGAGGGCAGATGGGTGAAATTGCAAATTCCTCACTAGTTTATGTGATGTTTCCTTCCCTAACAGCCCAAGAACAGGAGGGTTATTCTCCTCGAATACGTCAAAAATGTCCAGCCAGAGTTTATGGAGCTCTTCATAAAAAGAGCTCCAGCACAGGTACATTTTCATATCTTCATTAATTATCCTCTCTCCCCCGGTTGTGTGTATCATATTTCTATTAGGTGTACATATCAGCTGTGAAAATAGCGCTAACTACTCTCCATATTTTTTTTCTCTCTCAAAGGTTGTCGAGGCCATGCGCCAAACAGTGACTAATATGATGGGCACTTTACCACCACAATTTTTCGCTGTAACTGTCTCAACGGTATTGAGTACCTCCTATTCCTATGGCTGTTTTCCCAATGGAAAATTTACATTTTGCATGACATTTGTGTCTTTTGATTGTTGCTTTGTTACGATTATCTTTTATCAAAACAGGTCGCTGAAAATCTGGCTCAGCTTATGTACAGTGTCCTAATGACTGGATACATGTTTAGGAATGCACAGTACCGTCTGGAACTGCAACAGAGTTTGGAGCAGATTGCTCTTCCTGAACCAAAAGAAGAAAAGGTAGTTGTTTGTCCAACTTTGTCTCCATATACTTGTAATAGGTATATGTGATCAGTAAAATGCTAAAATGCAGGGTATAAAGTCCCTAAACTTACTAGTTGTACAACCAAAGTCCATGCCTCTCTAATGACTATGTCATGTCTACATGGCATTGCTAACATGGCCAgctgaccccacatgtcattttcCAGGTTTACCAGTCCATGTATTTATGTGTCTTGCACTCCCTACTCAGCTGTCCTAGCTCCAAGAATCACACCTCCCACCCATGTTCTTTGGATTTTGGTGTTTGGCTATTTTGGAAGCCTTCGTATGTCTTGATTTTTGAACATGTGGCATGGCTTTTCATTGTTTTATTTATTATGAAGTAATAAATCTGCAGATGGACCTCCAGTGGGCTCTATATAATATATTCGTAGTTGGTATCATACATAGAGTTTAGTAATATGCATGTTATGTGCTTTTAGGATTACGCTCCTGGAACTCAGAAAAAGGTAACCGGGGAAGTTATCCGTTGGAACAAGGCCACTGGACCTGAGAAAATTGATGCTGTAAAATATATAGAATTACTTGAAGCAGAAATCGATGAGCTGAGCCGTCAAGTTGCTAGGAAAACATCACAAGGAAGTAATGAGCTGTTGGAATATCTGAAGAGTCTAGAGCCTCAGAATTTGAAGGTACATATACTTGTAGACTGTTACATCCCTATGAAGACAGCAGAGGATTTGATGAAACCTGTGCTGGTGGTTGGCAATGTGAGGCTGACAAAGGGAAGCTGTTGCAGGAACTCACGAGTACTGCTGGCGAGGATGTCGTCTTTGCCATGAATGCGTTCATAAAGCGCCTGTTGGCGGTCTCTGACTCAGAGCAGATGAAGGTGAGGGTGAGGGAATGGTATGCATGGCAGTGCTTTTGTTTGATTTGAACTTgaacttgtgtgtgtgtgtgtgtgcagaCAGCAGTCTCGGAAACAAGTGCAAGTCAGCTGGCCAACTTGCTGTTCTGGCTGATGATCGTTGGGTACAGCATGCGCAACATTGAGGTGCGGTTGGACATGGAGCGAGTGCTGGGTGCTCCCCCAAAGGTCGCCGagctaccaccaccaccatctgGAGGAGAGAACATATAATACGCAGTTAGAAGAATAGAGCCAACAAACCAACCTGGAATTGTAGATGTAGCCATGTAAGAATGGGCTCTGAAAGATGTTGATTGAATCAACGATTGGCTGGTGGCATTCCATTGCCTTGCTTTGTACTAATATACAGCAGCACTAGTACCATAGGTGATTGACTTGTCATGGCTGAGTGAGGAGGCAAAGATGCATATCCTTGAATTGATACTCTTGTGTGCAAAGAAATGGCAATGCAAATTGGGGAGGAAGCTGTTGTTTGAGCTGAAATTCCAGTTCCAGTCCGCCCAGACAGACACGCAGCAGTTCCGAGCTCCCCTCCGTCAAGTGGCTGATCCGCAACCACCTGTTGGTGCATAGGCTAAGGTTGAGTTGTCTGTCTTGTTGATTCTACTTGTCTTCCTTCTACTCCATGTTGGTTACCAGGAGCGAGGGAGGGAAGGAAGGGGAATCGATAGGATtagggtgctgtttggttcacgtaTTTGTAATGTGATAAATAACTGATAatgttaaattatgtttgtttAAATCTAACTGTAACTAGATGTTAAGGATTATGGTGCTATTTGGTTCAAATATTTGGAGTGTGATGGTAacattaaatcatgtttgtttaaatctaaccgtaatcagataccattGGAACCGGTCAATTCAAATCTAGTGTGAATCATACATTTTTATGAAACAAACATCACCTAGATGGATAGGAAAGAACTTGGGCCCGCTTGAATTGATGCATACTTCATTTCTATCTATTAAAATTACTTGACAATAGCAGCTCCATCTCTAGAAACCTTTGAATGTCTTGTTCTTCTATCTGTTTATAATTATTATTGCCTCCAGTAACCAGTATAAAAAAGACTGCGGATCAGATTGCACTAACATATTCTCAACGAATATAAACCATACAAAAGGAAGCAAATGATCATATCATATCTGACAATGTTCAAACGATGTGAAAGAACCCCCCCTTATTTATTAGTAATTACTGTAGTGGAGGGTTGTTTCCACCACCCAGACCCAGCCCCGCTTTCTGCCCCAGTTCTGCAAGTTGCTCGATGAACTCCACCCCGTTGACAATCTCAGTTGCTCCGTATATGACATGCTTGGAAGAAGGCGGCTGCGAGCATTCTGCCAGCTCCATCAAGCTCCTGTACTCAATGTAATTCCCACCACCAATCATGAACACAATTGCTTCTCTGAATGGCCCTTTGAACTGCCCACCGCTTCCTGATCTAGGGGCACGTGGGTCAAACAGCAGATAGTTGTCCACCTCCGGATTCGGCTTCCCTTCCATGAGAGCTTCGACCGTCCTCGTCAATGCAAGCTGCCTCCCACTGGACAAGAGATTCTTCACCCCTGCTGTCACTGCGCTAATGGACTGCCCATACAGCTTCTCTGCCCAATCAACAATGTTGCTCCTCGTTGCACTGCTTGACGACGAGGCACTAAACTGCGTGTTCAGCGATTTGATCCTCTTCACATACTGAAACGCTGACATGTCCACTTCTGACTCACGCAGCGCCGCCTCGACCTGCTCTAGCTCTGGCGTCTCGAAACAGAGGAGGTAGGTCACAGCCAGACGAAGCTTGTCCGCCTTGGTGCCCTTCCCTCGGAGAAGGCCCAGTAGCGTGCTCCTGTCCACGGTGCCCTTCGTGAGCATGTCGTTCCCGCAGTCACAGTATCCATCCAGCGATCTCTCCTTGATGTGCCCAAGCAACGCTGTCGCGATATTCGTGTGCTTGTCGATCATCTTCTTGCGTTCTGTGAGCTCCGGGAGCGAGTTAACGGCATTCATCAGGTGCTGGGTGTTGCCAATGAGGTCTGTGCCATCGAACTCGATGCCATCCTTGTTGCCACCGGTGCGCTGGTTCACCTCGTCCACATCCTGCTTGTACTTGGCGAGCTGCGACTCGATCTCCTCAGCCACCCTGGGGAACGGCGACCAGCTGTTTGCTACCCAGAAGGCATCGGAATCATCGAGATCGTAGGCCTTGGCCGGGCCAGACTTGTCCGCGGGCATCTTGAGCTTGTTGAGCTTGAGGCCGAGGACGTCATGGACCAAGGGGCGGTAGCTCCAATCGTGCTGTATTCCCACAGAGAGGTCCAAATTCCTGTCGAAGAGGCAGAGCACGGGGCGCTGGAAGGAGGCAacggaggctgaggctgaggcctcgGTGAAGAGGTTAGGCTTGGCGAGGAGGTGATGCCGGAGGCGGGCGTCAAGGGCGGCGGCGACCATCTCGGCGGGGCCACCGCGGGGGCACCTGATGACGGGCACGGTGCCGAGCGTGGCCGCCGCGCAGAAGAGGCCGAGCGCGATCGCGTCGACGAGGGCCTCAATGTCGGCGTCGGCCGCTTTGGGGTCGTTGAGCGCGACGTAGGAGCGCGGGTGGGCGAGGGAGAAGAGGTTGTCCTCGAGAGAGACGAAGTCGAGGTACTGGTCGGCGAGGCGGGCGACGCGGTGGGCAGAGCCGGAGGCTGCGGTGGCGGCGGCCAGGCGGTCGAGGAGCGGGCGCGGGAGGGCGGAGGAGAAGTTGAGGTGGAAGGATGCGTAGAGCGAGGCGGCGGCATCTGCAGCGACGCGGTCGGCATTGGCTTGCGTGGGGCGGAGGAAGTACACGGCGGGGGCGTCGGCGACCTGCTGGCGGGGCTTGTCGATGGGAAAGTAGAGGGTGACCCCGTGCTTGCGGAGGTCGGCGACGCGGAGCAGCGGCGAGAGCAGCGAGAGGCAGAAGCTGTCCAGTACCAGGATCTTGTACACCTCCTCTTCTTGCTCCGCAGCCGTgccgggcggcggcggtggcttGTTGAGGTGCAGCATCCGCACAATCAGATCTGGGAGCGATCCAATCAAAAACTTAGCAAGGAAGAGCGGGCAGGAGGGGAACACCCGGGAGCCAAGGCGAAGGTGGATTCGGGACGGCGAGGCTTACCAAGCTGCCTCTGGCGGAGGCTGAGCGCCGCCATGGAGGAGGGGTGCGATCTGACGCGGTACGGAATGGGGAGGCGAAGGGAACGAAGACGAGACCCTTGATTCTGATTTCTCCTGCTTGTGCAGTTGTGCTCAACGCTAGGCATGGTCAACAGGGTCGGAAAGGAGGCACAACAAATTCATATATTTTCATTTTAACCGTTTGCGTGATTTCAGTTTTCAGTAGAGATTTTAAACAGAGAAAACATTTGATGTGTTTGGTTctctattttattctattttagttcctGTGTTGATGTTGGCGCCAATCTGGACGGCGCCAATCACTAGGTGGTGTACCgcctggcggtgccctctgcggcAGCGCAGACAGTCCGCGGCtctaggtcggacggtccgcgacctgggcgcaggagcggtgCCTTCCCTGtgtcacaccggacggtccgcggttctaggccggacggtccgcgacctggcgataGGGTCATCTTGCTCCttcttgctggaatctagatctcgttcCCTGGGAAGAAGAGATCTTAGggtgctccgggtcgacaggtcacccggggcgtccccagacgatgtggagtcgcctaggaattaagagatcaattcgatgaagagaccttgggtggacaactagatcttgccccccaggaggggtgagatcctagggtcgtcttggggtcggcaggccacccaagacggatctagacgacgtagagatatgcggaaggctacaactagagctacgctacatctactcctaggacaggaaaggtaaataaagtaattggttcgattggaatatgttcgggggttctcaatcggccgtacccctttatatttataggggaggaggtctgaacctgttcctaagagatagccaacaactcccacgtgattagaaggataaccacgcacgagataaggataaacacccgagttaatctaatctcgggacacacGGACTGTCCACTCATTTTGgtgttcaacatatgcccccctgccttttggtggagcttggcgaaccaaaagcaccagcgaaaacttcggaaacaattgacctcatgagctactttgttcccgaagtaaggactcagctcgatgcaagtcatcggctcttacgatcagataatataaatacttgatgCAACTTTAATGCACAGAGGTCGTTTCGGattgcatcctcttcggccatgtctacctgatcaacctgtcaataggcaaaaacttgtggtgccccccaACCCAAATAAGCAAACGAATTGGGCCAGTAATACGGATTCATCGTCGTACCACCCCACGCATGAGTAGGATAACACATCAACG
Proteins encoded:
- the LOC103654082 gene encoding uncharacterized protein; this encodes MSPSLLLLHSSATPCRGLLPPPSSCFATFSRASSPLRPRHRIRLVCAAEQPNGAASPGSGSGGDATANPTNNGLPKNRRVILLEYVKNVQPEFMELFIKRAPAQVVEAMRQTVTNMMGTLPPQFFAVTVSTVAENLAQLMYSVLMTGYMFRNAQYRLELQQSLEQIALPEPKEEKDYAPGTQKKVTGEVIRWNKATGPEKIDAVKYIELLEAEIDELSRQVARKTSQGSNELLEYLKSLEPQNLKELTSTAGEDVVFAMNAFIKRLLAVSDSEQMKTAVSETSASQLANLLFWLMIVGYSMRNIEVRLDMERVLGAPPKVAELPPPPSGGENI
- the LOC100280268 gene encoding SEC1-family transport protein SLY1, coding for MAALSLRQRQLDLIVRMLHLNKPPPPPGTAAEQEEEVYKILVLDSFCLSLLSPLLRVADLRKHGVTLYFPIDKPRQQVADAPAVYFLRPTQANADRVAADAAASLYASFHLNFSSALPRPLLDRLAAATAASGSAHRVARLADQYLDFVSLEDNLFSLAHPRSYVALNDPKAADADIEALVDAIALGLFCAAATLGTVPVIRCPRGGPAEMVAAALDARLRHHLLAKPNLFTEASASASVASFQRPVLCLFDRNLDLSVGIQHDWSYRPLVHDVLGLKLNKLKMPADKSGPAKAYDLDDSDAFWVANSWSPFPRVAEEIESQLAKYKQDVDEVNQRTGGNKDGIEFDGTDLIGNTQHLMNAVNSLPELTERKKMIDKHTNIATALLGHIKERSLDGYCDCGNDMLTKGTVDRSTLLGLLRGKGTKADKLRLAVTYLLCFETPELEQVEAALRESEVDMSAFQYVKRIKSLNTQFSASSSSSATRSNIVDWAEKLYGQSISAVTAGVKNLLSSGRQLALTRTVEALMEGKPNPEVDNYLLFDPRAPRSGSGGQFKGPFREAIVFMIGGGNYIEYRSLMELAECSQPPSSKHVIYGATEIVNGVEFIEQLAELGQKAGLGLGGGNNPPLQ